The genome window AGTGCCCCGATCACCTCGTTTTTACTCGCCCGCGGCTGGACAAGGAGGTGGATGACAACGCCATGATCGCGAATCTGCAGCCAGGCGGGGATCAATAAGAAAAGGAATCGTCGTCGGCGTCAGGGAGAGGCGGCGCCGGGGTCAGGGGGGCACTCTTGGGGGCTTCATGGTAGGAAGGATCAAAGCCGACATCAAGAAGGCGCAGATGACTCTCGATCGCCATGCGAAGATTCGTTTCGAAGGCGACCTTCTCCCGGCGCAGGGCTTGAATTTCGGTGATCATCTTTTGGCGCCGGTCTTCCGCCTGCAGCAGGATTTGTTCGGCTCGCAGTTGTGCATTGGCAGTAATCAGCTCGGCTTCGCGCCGGGCGTTGGCTTTGAGATCGTCTGTCATGCGCTGAGTGGTGAGGAGGGTCTCTTTCAGGGTTGCTTCCCGGTTTTGCAAATCTTCGAGAGCCAGTTTTGTCCGACTTAAATCGTCCCGCAACTGCTGGCCGTCAACAGTCAGAATTTCAAGCTCTTCCGCGACCTGTTCAAGAAAGCGATCAACCTCTTCCTGGTCGTAGCCGCCGATCATTTTACTTTTGAAATGCTGTTGCTGGATGTCAATCGGAGTAATGCGCACGGTGGCCTCAGGGTAGTAGGAAGGGTTAGAAAAGGATCTCGACAAAGACGGGGGGCGAAGACCCTCGACCGTTGGGTTGTTTATACGCAAAGACGTTATCACTGTCAACGGCTTCTGCCGGAAAATGGTGCGAGTTTTTTTGACTTTTACATGAAAAATCGCTACAGTGCCCCCTCCCCAAGAATGAAAGAACATTAAAGAAATTAGCGATGAGGTTTCCTTATGTTGCGGACCAATAATCTGCGTGTCCGGGGCTTGACCCCGATCATTGCCCCGAACGATTTGAAGCAGGTCTTCCCGTTGAGTGAGCGGGGTGCGGCCGAAGTCACCCGTTCCCGCGAGATCATCGTCGATATCCTCAATAATCGCGATCCGCGCTTGATGGCGGTGATCGGTCCCTGCTCGATTCACGACCCTAAAGCGGCGCTGGAATATGCGGCACGTCTCGCAAAGCTCTCCGCGGAGATCGGTGAGCAGATCTATTGCGTCATGCGCGTCTATTTTGAAAAACCGCGCACCACCATCGGCTGGAAAGGGTTGATCAATGATCCGGACCTGAACGGTTCGCACCAGATCTCCAAGGGCCTCGGCGTCGCCCGCGCTCTCCTCTGTGCGTTGAATGCCCTGAATATCCCCATTGCCGGCGAGATGCTCGATCCGATTACCCCGCATTATCTCGCCGACCTGATCAGTTGGGGGGCGATCGGCGCACGCACGACGGAATCACAAACCCATCGGGAGATGGCGAGTGGACTCTCCTTTCCGGTCGGCTTCAAGAACGGCACGGACGGCAATCTGCAGATCGCCGTCGATGCCATCAAGGCGGCCCGCTCGGCGCACAGCTTTATCGGTATCAACAACGAAGGACAGACCTCGATCGTCTCGACCGTCGGCAACCCCGATGTCCATATCGTCCTGCGCGGCGGCAATGATGCCCCCAACTATTCTCCGGAAGACATTGCCAAAACGACGGCTCTTCTCGAAAAGGGGGGGGTCAGCAGCGCCATTATGGTCGATTGCAGTCATGCCAATTGCTATAAGGATCACAACCGCCAGGAGGAAGTCCTGACCAGTGTGATCGATCAGGTTATCGCCGGTAATCCCAATATCCGTGCGGTGATGATCGAAAGCAATCTCGGTGATGGCAGCCAATCCACCAGCGAAGATCCGTCGCAGCTCCTTTACGGGGTGTCGATTACTGATAAATGCATCGGTTGGGAAACGACCGAGCGCCTCCTCCGCACCGCTGCCAGGCGTCTGGCCGAAGCGGGGGGGCGACCGATCTGAACCGCAGGCAGAGGTAACAGTGACAAGCGCAGCGACTCCGGGTCGCCAACGGCTGGGGGTCTTTGGCGGTGCTTTTAACCCTATCCACCTGGCGCATCTGCGCCTGGCCGAAGAAGCCCGGGAATATTGTCAACTCGATCAGGTCCTCTTCCTGCCGACCGCCGCTCCGCCCCATAAGACGTTGCCCGACGAGTCACCCTCCTTTGCGCAGCGTCTGGCCATGGTCGCGGCCGCCATTACCGGCAATCCCGCCTTCAGCGTTTCCGATCTGGAAGGGAAACATCCCGGCAAAAACTATTCGGTGAAGATTCTTGAGCGCTTGCACTCCCTTTATCCGGATTACGATTTCTTCTTTCTGATCGGGATGGACTCTTTTCGCGACCTCGCCATCTGGTATGACTATCGTCGTCTCTTTGCACTGACGAATCTGGTCGTCACCCGGCGGCCTGGCGTTGAGTGTGATGATCTTCTTGCGCTCCTCCCGGTTGCGATCCGCCCGGAGTTTTGCTATGATCCGACCGGAAAAATACTGCTGCATGTCAGTGGGAACCGGGTTATTTTTCTCGAAGAGACCTATCTGGATATCTCTTCCACCTACATTCGCCAGCTTCTTTCAGGCGGACGCTCGGTCCGCTATCTCCTTCCGACTCCGGTCGCGGAGTATAT of Deltaproteobacteria bacterium HGW-Deltaproteobacteria-4 contains these proteins:
- a CDS encoding 3-deoxy-7-phosphoheptulonate synthase, with the protein product MLRTNNLRVRGLTPIIAPNDLKQVFPLSERGAAEVTRSREIIVDILNNRDPRLMAVIGPCSIHDPKAALEYAARLAKLSAEIGEQIYCVMRVYFEKPRTTIGWKGLINDPDLNGSHQISKGLGVARALLCALNALNIPIAGEMLDPITPHYLADLISWGAIGARTTESQTHREMASGLSFPVGFKNGTDGNLQIAVDAIKAARSAHSFIGINNEGQTSIVSTVGNPDVHIVLRGGNDAPNYSPEDIAKTTALLEKGGVSSAIMVDCSHANCYKDHNRQEEVLTSVIDQVIAGNPNIRAVMIESNLGDGSQSTSEDPSQLLYGVSITDKCIGWETTERLLRTAARRLAEAGGRPI
- the nadD gene encoding nicotinate (nicotinamide) nucleotide adenylyltransferase, producing the protein MTSAATPGRQRLGVFGGAFNPIHLAHLRLAEEAREYCQLDQVLFLPTAAPPHKTLPDESPSFAQRLAMVAAAITGNPAFSVSDLEGKHPGKNYSVKILERLHSLYPDYDFFFLIGMDSFRDLAIWYDYRRLFALTNLVVTRRPGVECDDLLALLPVAIRPEFCYDPTGKILLHVSGNRVIFLEETYLDISSTYIRQLLSGGRSVRYLLPTPVAEYIEQHALYRGRERL